A portion of the Homo sapiens chromosome 16, GRCh38.p14 Primary Assembly genome contains these proteins:
- the CCDC78 gene encoding coiled-coil domain-containing protein 78 isoform X6: MEHAATTGPRPGPPSRRVENVSPLGLAAPAMGLKSARSPKGQEGAGSCTLGLISARRGTFTAQPGREAGLVTAWEWGHSPAWDPPGEWVAVPPQVVLRAKDWLPGAPGGTAVWATSLEAEVPPDLALNKEQQLQISKELVDIQITTHHLHEQHEAEIFQLKSEVSSRVNQPQCMGDGGCRPRTRALHGHAHAHGICGSQPASECCAPLSVHRVNVHLPQVARGQVHLLMPVVPQILRLESRVLELELRGDGTSQGCAVPVESDPRHPRAAAQELRHKAQVPGHSDDHRFQVQPKNTMNPENEQHRLGSGVSVQPPSSGERAAPETPSLGSHPASPVCPTAAGGSEVGAGASGGPAAGTGDACVLCSCQGQLRQAEAENARLQLQLKKLKDEYVLRLQHCAWQAVEHADGAGQAPATTALRTFLEATLEDIRAAHRSREQQLARAARSYHKRLVDLSRRHEELLVAYRAPGNPQAIFDIASLDLEPLPVPLVTDFSHREDQHGGPGALLSSPKKRPGGASQGGTSEPQGLDAASWAQIHQKLRDFSRSTQAELERERAQLLVRATMAEEQLSELQEYVDQHLGRYKHEILRLRKLAGAGDPWKVGAVPPAKPQHPRTGSH, translated from the exons ATGGAGCACGCAGCCACCACAGGCCCCAGGCCTGGACCTCCCTCTCGGCGGGTGGAGAATGTGAGTCCTCTGGGACTTGCCGCTCCTGCCATGGGGTTGAAGTCTGCCCGTTCCCCCAAAGGCCAGGAGGGTGCAGGTTCCTGCACCCTGGGCCTAATTTCAGCCAGGAGAGGGACTTTTACAGCTCAGCCAGGCAGGGAGGCGGGACTGGTGACTGCATGGGAGTGGGGCCACAGCCCAGCCTGGGACCCACCTGGGGAATGGGTGGCGGTACCTCCCCAGGTTGTGCTACGAGCCAAGGACTGGCTGCCAGGAGCTCCTGGGGGCACCGCAGTGTGGGCCACCAGCTTGGAAGCAGAGGTCCCACCAGATCTAGCGCTCAATAAGGAGCAGCAGCTGCAG ATCTCCAAGGAGCTGGTCGACATTCAGATCACAACCCACCACCTACATGAGCAGCATGAGGCTGAAATCTTCCAGCTGAAGAGTGAGGTGAGCAGCCGTGTGAACCAGCCTCAGTGCATGGGGGACGGGGGGTGCAGGCCCAGGACACGTGCCCTGCATGGGCATGCACACGCACATGGCATCTGTGGGTCTCAGCCTGCCTCTGAGTGCTGCGCGCCCCTGAGCGTGCACCGGGTGAATGTTCACCTACCCCAGGTGGCCCGCGGGCAGGTGCACCTGCTCATGCCAGTTGTCCCACAGATCCTTCGGCTGGAGAGCCGGGTACTGGAGCTGGAGCTGCGAGGAGATGGCACCAGCCAGGGCTGTGCAGTCCCAGTGGAGTCTGACCCCAGGCATCCCCGGGCAGCAGCCCAAGAGCTCAGACACAAAGCCCAGGTGCCTGGACACTCTGATGACCACAGATTCCAG GTGCAGCCCAAGAACACCATGAACCCCGAGAATGAGCAGCACAGGCTGGGGAGCGGCGTGAGTGTGCAGCCACCTAGCTCAGGGGAGAGGGCAGCACCAGAGACCCCAAGCCTAGGGTCTCATCCAGCCAGCCCTGTGTGCCCCACAGCTGCAGGGGGAAGTGAAGTGGGCGCTGGAGCATCAGGAGGCCCGGCAGCAGGCACTGGTGACGCGTGT GTGCTGTGCAGCTGCCAAGGCCAGCTCCGTCAGGCAGAGGCTGAAAATGCCCGGCTGCAGCTGCAGCTCAAGAAACTGAAGGATGAGTACGTCCTACGGCTGCAACACTGCGCCTGGCAGGCAGTG GAGCACGCAGATGGTGCAGGCCAAGCGCCAGCCACCACGGCCCTCCGGACATTCCTGGAGGCGACTCTGGAGGACATCCGGGCAGCGCACCGCAGCCGTGAGCAGCAGCTGGCCCGGGCTGCCCGCAGCTACCACAAGAGGCTGGTGGATCTGAGCCGCAGGCATGAAGAGCTACTGGTTGCCTACAG GGCACCTGGGAACCCCCAAGCTATTTTTGACATAGCCAGCTTGGACCTGGAACCATTGCCCGTGCCCCTGGTCACTGACTTCAGCCATCGGGAGGACCAG CACGGCGGGCCTGGGGCACTGCTCTCATCCCCAAAAAAGAGACCCGGTGGAGCCTCCCAGGGGGGAACATCAGAGCCACA GGGCCTGGACGCTGCATCCTGGGCCCAGATCCACCAGAAGCTCCGGGACTTCTCCCGCAGCACCCAG GCAGAGCTGGAACGGGAGCGGGCACAGCTGCTGGTCCGGGCCACGATGGCTGAAGAGCAACTTTCTGAGCTACAGGAGTACGTGGACCAGCACCTGGGCAG GTACAAGCACGAAATCCTGAGGCTGAGGAAGCTGGCAGGTGCAGGGGACCCCTGGAAAGTGGGGGCTGTGCCTCCAGCCAAGCCCCAGCATCCAAGGACCGGCAGCCACTAG
- the CCDC78 gene encoding coiled-coil domain-containing protein 78 isoform X20: MEHAATTGPRPGPPSRRVENVVLRAKDWLPGAPGGTAVWATSLEAEVPPDLALNKEQQLQISKELVDIQITTHHLHEQHEAEIFQLKSEVQPKNTMNPENEQHRLGSGVSVQPPSSGERAAPETPSLGSHPASPVCPTAAGGSEVGAGASGGPAAGTGDACVLCSCQGQLRQAEAENARLQLQLKKLKDEYVLRLQHCAWQAVEHADGAGQAPATTALRTFLEATLEDIRAAHRSREQQLARAARSYHKRLVDLSRRHEELLVAYRAPGNPQAIFDIASLDLEPLPVPLVTDFSHREDQHGGPGALLSSPKKRPGGASQGGTSEPQGLDAASWAQIHQKLRDFSRSTQVGGKGWPRPILTPCPSSWLTSPCQAELERERAQLLVRATMAEEQLSELQEYVDQHLGRYKHEILRLRKLAGAGDPWKVGAVPPAKPQHPRTGSH, from the exons ATGGAGCACGCAGCCACCACAGGCCCCAGGCCTGGACCTCCCTCTCGGCGGGTGGAGAAT GTTGTGCTACGAGCCAAGGACTGGCTGCCAGGAGCTCCTGGGGGCACCGCAGTGTGGGCCACCAGCTTGGAAGCAGAGGTCCCACCAGATCTAGCGCTCAATAAGGAGCAGCAGCTGCAG ATCTCCAAGGAGCTGGTCGACATTCAGATCACAACCCACCACCTACATGAGCAGCATGAGGCTGAAATCTTCCAGCTGAAGAGTGAG GTGCAGCCCAAGAACACCATGAACCCCGAGAATGAGCAGCACAGGCTGGGGAGCGGCGTGAGTGTGCAGCCACCTAGCTCAGGGGAGAGGGCAGCACCAGAGACCCCAAGCCTAGGGTCTCATCCAGCCAGCCCTGTGTGCCCCACAGCTGCAGGGGGAAGTGAAGTGGGCGCTGGAGCATCAGGAGGCCCGGCAGCAGGCACTGGTGACGCGTGT GTGCTGTGCAGCTGCCAAGGCCAGCTCCGTCAGGCAGAGGCTGAAAATGCCCGGCTGCAGCTGCAGCTCAAGAAACTGAAGGATGAGTACGTCCTACGGCTGCAACACTGCGCCTGGCAGGCAGTG GAGCACGCAGATGGTGCAGGCCAAGCGCCAGCCACCACGGCCCTCCGGACATTCCTGGAGGCGACTCTGGAGGACATCCGGGCAGCGCACCGCAGCCGTGAGCAGCAGCTGGCCCGGGCTGCCCGCAGCTACCACAAGAGGCTGGTGGATCTGAGCCGCAGGCATGAAGAGCTACTGGTTGCCTACAG GGCACCTGGGAACCCCCAAGCTATTTTTGACATAGCCAGCTTGGACCTGGAACCATTGCCCGTGCCCCTGGTCACTGACTTCAGCCATCGGGAGGACCAG CACGGCGGGCCTGGGGCACTGCTCTCATCCCCAAAAAAGAGACCCGGTGGAGCCTCCCAGGGGGGAACATCAGAGCCACA GGGCCTGGACGCTGCATCCTGGGCCCAGATCCACCAGAAGCTCCGGGACTTCTCCCGCAGCACCCAGGTAGGAGGCAAGGGCTGGCCCAGGCCCATCCTCACGCCATGCCCCAGCTCATGGCTTACATCCCCATGCCAGGCAGAGCTGGAACGGGAGCGGGCACAGCTGCTGGTCCGGGCCACGATGGCTGAAGAGCAACTTTCTGAGCTACAGGAGTACGTGGACCAGCACCTGGGCAG GTACAAGCACGAAATCCTGAGGCTGAGGAAGCTGGCAGGTGCAGGGGACCCCTGGAAAGTGGGGGCTGTGCCTCCAGCCAAGCCCCAGCATCCAAGGACCGGCAGCCACTAG
- the CCDC78 gene encoding coiled-coil domain-containing protein 78 isoform X2 yields the protein MEHAATTGPRPGPPSRRVENVSPLGLAAPAMGLKSARSPKGQEGAGSCTLGLISARRGTFTAQPGREAGLVTAWEWGHSPAWDPPGEWVAVPPQVVLRAKDWLPGAPGGTAVWATSLEAEVPPDLALNKEQQLQISKELVDIQITTHHLHEQHEAEIFQLKSEVSSRVNQPQCMGDGGCRPRTRALHGHAHAHGICGSQPASECCAPLSVHRVNVHLPQVARGQVHLLMPVVPQILRLESRVLELELRGDGTSQGCAVPVESDPRHPRAAAQELRHKAQVPGHSDDHRFQVQPKNTMNPENEQHRLGSGLQGEVKWALEHQEARQQALVTRVATLGRQLQGAREEARAAGQRLATQAVVLCSCQGQLRQAEAENARLQLQLKKLKDEYVLRLQHCAWQAVEHADGAGQAPATTALRTFLEATLEDIRAAHRSREQQLARAARSYHKRLVDLSRRHEELLVAYRAPGNPQAIFDIASLDLEPLPVPLVTDFSHREDQHGGPGALLSSPKKRPGGASQGGTSEPQGLDAASWAQIHQKLRDFSRSTQVGGKGWPRPILTPCPSSWLTSPCQAELERERAQLLVRATMAEEQLSELQEYVDQHLGRYKHEILRLRKLAGAGDPWKVGAVPPAKPQHPRTGSH from the exons ATGGAGCACGCAGCCACCACAGGCCCCAGGCCTGGACCTCCCTCTCGGCGGGTGGAGAATGTGAGTCCTCTGGGACTTGCCGCTCCTGCCATGGGGTTGAAGTCTGCCCGTTCCCCCAAAGGCCAGGAGGGTGCAGGTTCCTGCACCCTGGGCCTAATTTCAGCCAGGAGAGGGACTTTTACAGCTCAGCCAGGCAGGGAGGCGGGACTGGTGACTGCATGGGAGTGGGGCCACAGCCCAGCCTGGGACCCACCTGGGGAATGGGTGGCGGTACCTCCCCAGGTTGTGCTACGAGCCAAGGACTGGCTGCCAGGAGCTCCTGGGGGCACCGCAGTGTGGGCCACCAGCTTGGAAGCAGAGGTCCCACCAGATCTAGCGCTCAATAAGGAGCAGCAGCTGCAG ATCTCCAAGGAGCTGGTCGACATTCAGATCACAACCCACCACCTACATGAGCAGCATGAGGCTGAAATCTTCCAGCTGAAGAGTGAGGTGAGCAGCCGTGTGAACCAGCCTCAGTGCATGGGGGACGGGGGGTGCAGGCCCAGGACACGTGCCCTGCATGGGCATGCACACGCACATGGCATCTGTGGGTCTCAGCCTGCCTCTGAGTGCTGCGCGCCCCTGAGCGTGCACCGGGTGAATGTTCACCTACCCCAGGTGGCCCGCGGGCAGGTGCACCTGCTCATGCCAGTTGTCCCACAGATCCTTCGGCTGGAGAGCCGGGTACTGGAGCTGGAGCTGCGAGGAGATGGCACCAGCCAGGGCTGTGCAGTCCCAGTGGAGTCTGACCCCAGGCATCCCCGGGCAGCAGCCCAAGAGCTCAGACACAAAGCCCAGGTGCCTGGACACTCTGATGACCACAGATTCCAG GTGCAGCCCAAGAACACCATGAACCCCGAGAATGAGCAGCACAGGCTGGGGAGCGGC CTGCAGGGGGAAGTGAAGTGGGCGCTGGAGCATCAGGAGGCCCGGCAGCAGGCACTGGTGACGCGTGT GGCAACCCTGGGCCGGCAGCTGCAGGGAGCCCGAGAGGAGGCCAGGGCAGCCGGGCAGCGACTGGCCACACAGGCTGTG GTGCTGTGCAGCTGCCAAGGCCAGCTCCGTCAGGCAGAGGCTGAAAATGCCCGGCTGCAGCTGCAGCTCAAGAAACTGAAGGATGAGTACGTCCTACGGCTGCAACACTGCGCCTGGCAGGCAGTG GAGCACGCAGATGGTGCAGGCCAAGCGCCAGCCACCACGGCCCTCCGGACATTCCTGGAGGCGACTCTGGAGGACATCCGGGCAGCGCACCGCAGCCGTGAGCAGCAGCTGGCCCGGGCTGCCCGCAGCTACCACAAGAGGCTGGTGGATCTGAGCCGCAGGCATGAAGAGCTACTGGTTGCCTACAG GGCACCTGGGAACCCCCAAGCTATTTTTGACATAGCCAGCTTGGACCTGGAACCATTGCCCGTGCCCCTGGTCACTGACTTCAGCCATCGGGAGGACCAG CACGGCGGGCCTGGGGCACTGCTCTCATCCCCAAAAAAGAGACCCGGTGGAGCCTCCCAGGGGGGAACATCAGAGCCACA GGGCCTGGACGCTGCATCCTGGGCCCAGATCCACCAGAAGCTCCGGGACTTCTCCCGCAGCACCCAGGTAGGAGGCAAGGGCTGGCCCAGGCCCATCCTCACGCCATGCCCCAGCTCATGGCTTACATCCCCATGCCAGGCAGAGCTGGAACGGGAGCGGGCACAGCTGCTGGTCCGGGCCACGATGGCTGAAGAGCAACTTTCTGAGCTACAGGAGTACGTGGACCAGCACCTGGGCAG GTACAAGCACGAAATCCTGAGGCTGAGGAAGCTGGCAGGTGCAGGGGACCCCTGGAAAGTGGGGGCTGTGCCTCCAGCCAAGCCCCAGCATCCAAGGACCGGCAGCCACTAG
- the CCDC78 gene encoding coiled-coil domain-containing protein 78 isoform X19, whose translation MGDGGCRPRTRALHGHAHAHGICGSQPASECCAPLSVHRVNVHLPQVARGQVHLLMPVVPQILRLESRVLELELRGDGTSQGCAVPVESDPRHPRAAAQELRHKAQVPGHSDDHRFQVQPKNTMNPENEQHRLGSGVSVQPPSSGERAAPETPSLGSHPASPVCPTAAGGSEVGAGASGGPAAGTGDACVLCSCQGQLRQAEAENARLQLQLKKLKDEYVLRLQHCAWQAVEHADGAGQAPATTALRTFLEATLEDIRAAHRSREQQLARAARSYHKRLVDLSRRHEELLVAYRAPGNPQAIFDIASLDLEPLPVPLVTDFSHREDQHGGPGALLSSPKKRPGGASQGGTSEPQGLDAASWAQIHQKLRDFSRSTQVGGKGWPRPILTPCPSSWLTSPCQAELERERAQLLVRATMAEEQLSELQEYVDQHLGRYKHEILRLRKLAGAGDPWKVGAVPPAKPQHPRTGSH comes from the exons ATGGGGGACGGGGGGTGCAGGCCCAGGACACGTGCCCTGCATGGGCATGCACACGCACATGGCATCTGTGGGTCTCAGCCTGCCTCTGAGTGCTGCGCGCCCCTGAGCGTGCACCGGGTGAATGTTCACCTACCCCAGGTGGCCCGCGGGCAGGTGCACCTGCTCATGCCAGTTGTCCCACAGATCCTTCGGCTGGAGAGCCGGGTACTGGAGCTGGAGCTGCGAGGAGATGGCACCAGCCAGGGCTGTGCAGTCCCAGTGGAGTCTGACCCCAGGCATCCCCGGGCAGCAGCCCAAGAGCTCAGACACAAAGCCCAGGTGCCTGGACACTCTGATGACCACAGATTCCAG GTGCAGCCCAAGAACACCATGAACCCCGAGAATGAGCAGCACAGGCTGGGGAGCGGCGTGAGTGTGCAGCCACCTAGCTCAGGGGAGAGGGCAGCACCAGAGACCCCAAGCCTAGGGTCTCATCCAGCCAGCCCTGTGTGCCCCACAGCTGCAGGGGGAAGTGAAGTGGGCGCTGGAGCATCAGGAGGCCCGGCAGCAGGCACTGGTGACGCGTGT GTGCTGTGCAGCTGCCAAGGCCAGCTCCGTCAGGCAGAGGCTGAAAATGCCCGGCTGCAGCTGCAGCTCAAGAAACTGAAGGATGAGTACGTCCTACGGCTGCAACACTGCGCCTGGCAGGCAGTG GAGCACGCAGATGGTGCAGGCCAAGCGCCAGCCACCACGGCCCTCCGGACATTCCTGGAGGCGACTCTGGAGGACATCCGGGCAGCGCACCGCAGCCGTGAGCAGCAGCTGGCCCGGGCTGCCCGCAGCTACCACAAGAGGCTGGTGGATCTGAGCCGCAGGCATGAAGAGCTACTGGTTGCCTACAG GGCACCTGGGAACCCCCAAGCTATTTTTGACATAGCCAGCTTGGACCTGGAACCATTGCCCGTGCCCCTGGTCACTGACTTCAGCCATCGGGAGGACCAG CACGGCGGGCCTGGGGCACTGCTCTCATCCCCAAAAAAGAGACCCGGTGGAGCCTCCCAGGGGGGAACATCAGAGCCACA GGGCCTGGACGCTGCATCCTGGGCCCAGATCCACCAGAAGCTCCGGGACTTCTCCCGCAGCACCCAGGTAGGAGGCAAGGGCTGGCCCAGGCCCATCCTCACGCCATGCCCCAGCTCATGGCTTACATCCCCATGCCAGGCAGAGCTGGAACGGGAGCGGGCACAGCTGCTGGTCCGGGCCACGATGGCTGAAGAGCAACTTTCTGAGCTACAGGAGTACGTGGACCAGCACCTGGGCAG GTACAAGCACGAAATCCTGAGGCTGAGGAAGCTGGCAGGTGCAGGGGACCCCTGGAAAGTGGGGGCTGTGCCTCCAGCCAAGCCCCAGCATCCAAGGACCGGCAGCCACTAG
- the CCDC78 gene encoding coiled-coil domain-containing protein 78 isoform X14 produces MEHAATTGPRPGPPSRRVENVSPLGLAAPAMGLKSARSPKGQEGAGSCTLGLISARRGTFTAQPGREAGLVTAWEWGHSPAWDPPGEWVAVPPQVVLRAKDWLPGAPGGTAVWATSLEAEVPPDLALNKEQQLQISKELVDIQITTHHLHEQHEAEIFQLKSEILRLESRVLELELRGDGTSQGCAVPVESDPRHPRAAAQELRHKAQVPGHSDDHRFQVQPKNTMNPENEQHRLGSGLQGEVKWALEHQEARQQALVTRVATLGRQLQGAREEARAAGQRLATQAVVLCSCQGQLRQAEAENARLQLQLKKLKDEYVLRLQHCAWQAVEHADGAGQAPATTALRTFLEATLEDIRAAHRSREQQLARAARSYHKRLVDLSRRHEELLVAYRAPGNPQAIFDIASLDLEPLPVPLVTDFSHREDQHGGPGALLSSPKKRPGGASQGGTSEPQGLDAASWAQIHQKLRDFSRSTQAELERERAQLLVRATMAEEQLSELQEYVDQHLGRYKHEILRLRKLAGAGDPWKVGAVPPAKPQHPRTGSH; encoded by the exons ATGGAGCACGCAGCCACCACAGGCCCCAGGCCTGGACCTCCCTCTCGGCGGGTGGAGAATGTGAGTCCTCTGGGACTTGCCGCTCCTGCCATGGGGTTGAAGTCTGCCCGTTCCCCCAAAGGCCAGGAGGGTGCAGGTTCCTGCACCCTGGGCCTAATTTCAGCCAGGAGAGGGACTTTTACAGCTCAGCCAGGCAGGGAGGCGGGACTGGTGACTGCATGGGAGTGGGGCCACAGCCCAGCCTGGGACCCACCTGGGGAATGGGTGGCGGTACCTCCCCAGGTTGTGCTACGAGCCAAGGACTGGCTGCCAGGAGCTCCTGGGGGCACCGCAGTGTGGGCCACCAGCTTGGAAGCAGAGGTCCCACCAGATCTAGCGCTCAATAAGGAGCAGCAGCTGCAG ATCTCCAAGGAGCTGGTCGACATTCAGATCACAACCCACCACCTACATGAGCAGCATGAGGCTGAAATCTTCCAGCTGAAGAGTGAG ATCCTTCGGCTGGAGAGCCGGGTACTGGAGCTGGAGCTGCGAGGAGATGGCACCAGCCAGGGCTGTGCAGTCCCAGTGGAGTCTGACCCCAGGCATCCCCGGGCAGCAGCCCAAGAGCTCAGACACAAAGCCCAGGTGCCTGGACACTCTGATGACCACAGATTCCAG GTGCAGCCCAAGAACACCATGAACCCCGAGAATGAGCAGCACAGGCTGGGGAGCGGC CTGCAGGGGGAAGTGAAGTGGGCGCTGGAGCATCAGGAGGCCCGGCAGCAGGCACTGGTGACGCGTGT GGCAACCCTGGGCCGGCAGCTGCAGGGAGCCCGAGAGGAGGCCAGGGCAGCCGGGCAGCGACTGGCCACACAGGCTGTG GTGCTGTGCAGCTGCCAAGGCCAGCTCCGTCAGGCAGAGGCTGAAAATGCCCGGCTGCAGCTGCAGCTCAAGAAACTGAAGGATGAGTACGTCCTACGGCTGCAACACTGCGCCTGGCAGGCAGTG GAGCACGCAGATGGTGCAGGCCAAGCGCCAGCCACCACGGCCCTCCGGACATTCCTGGAGGCGACTCTGGAGGACATCCGGGCAGCGCACCGCAGCCGTGAGCAGCAGCTGGCCCGGGCTGCCCGCAGCTACCACAAGAGGCTGGTGGATCTGAGCCGCAGGCATGAAGAGCTACTGGTTGCCTACAG GGCACCTGGGAACCCCCAAGCTATTTTTGACATAGCCAGCTTGGACCTGGAACCATTGCCCGTGCCCCTGGTCACTGACTTCAGCCATCGGGAGGACCAG CACGGCGGGCCTGGGGCACTGCTCTCATCCCCAAAAAAGAGACCCGGTGGAGCCTCCCAGGGGGGAACATCAGAGCCACA GGGCCTGGACGCTGCATCCTGGGCCCAGATCCACCAGAAGCTCCGGGACTTCTCCCGCAGCACCCAG GCAGAGCTGGAACGGGAGCGGGCACAGCTGCTGGTCCGGGCCACGATGGCTGAAGAGCAACTTTCTGAGCTACAGGAGTACGTGGACCAGCACCTGGGCAG GTACAAGCACGAAATCCTGAGGCTGAGGAAGCTGGCAGGTGCAGGGGACCCCTGGAAAGTGGGGGCTGTGCCTCCAGCCAAGCCCCAGCATCCAAGGACCGGCAGCCACTAG
- the CCDC78 gene encoding coiled-coil domain-containing protein 78 isoform X7: MEHAATTGPRPGPPSRRVENVSPLGLAAPAMGLKSARSPKGQEGAGSCTLGLISARRGTFTAQPGREAGLVTAWEWGHSPAWDPPGEWVAVPPQVVLRAKDWLPGAPGGTAVWATSLEAEVPPDLALNKEQQLQISKELVDIQITTHHLHEQHEAEIFQLKSEVSSRVNQPQCMGDGGCRPRTRALHGHAHAHGICGSQPASECCAPLSVHRVNVHLPQVARGQVHLLMPVVPQILRLESRVLELELRGDGTSQGCAVPVESDPRHPRAAAQELRHKAQVPGHSDDHRFQVQPKNTMNPENEQHRLGSGVSVQPPSSGERAAPETPSLGSHPASPVCPTAAGGSEVGAGASGGPAAGTGDACVLCSCQGQLRQAEAENARLQLQLKKLKDEYVLRLQHCAWQAVEHADGAGQAPATTALRTFLEATLEDIRAAHRSREQQLARAARSYHKRLVDLSRRHEELLVAYRAPGNPQAIFDIASLDLEPLPVPLVTDFSHREDQHGGPGALLSSPKKRPGGASQGGTSEPQGLDAASWAQIHQKLRDFSRSTQAELERERAQLLVRATMAEEQLSELQEYKHEILRLRKLAGAGDPWKVGAVPPAKPQHPRTGSH, from the exons ATGGAGCACGCAGCCACCACAGGCCCCAGGCCTGGACCTCCCTCTCGGCGGGTGGAGAATGTGAGTCCTCTGGGACTTGCCGCTCCTGCCATGGGGTTGAAGTCTGCCCGTTCCCCCAAAGGCCAGGAGGGTGCAGGTTCCTGCACCCTGGGCCTAATTTCAGCCAGGAGAGGGACTTTTACAGCTCAGCCAGGCAGGGAGGCGGGACTGGTGACTGCATGGGAGTGGGGCCACAGCCCAGCCTGGGACCCACCTGGGGAATGGGTGGCGGTACCTCCCCAGGTTGTGCTACGAGCCAAGGACTGGCTGCCAGGAGCTCCTGGGGGCACCGCAGTGTGGGCCACCAGCTTGGAAGCAGAGGTCCCACCAGATCTAGCGCTCAATAAGGAGCAGCAGCTGCAG ATCTCCAAGGAGCTGGTCGACATTCAGATCACAACCCACCACCTACATGAGCAGCATGAGGCTGAAATCTTCCAGCTGAAGAGTGAGGTGAGCAGCCGTGTGAACCAGCCTCAGTGCATGGGGGACGGGGGGTGCAGGCCCAGGACACGTGCCCTGCATGGGCATGCACACGCACATGGCATCTGTGGGTCTCAGCCTGCCTCTGAGTGCTGCGCGCCCCTGAGCGTGCACCGGGTGAATGTTCACCTACCCCAGGTGGCCCGCGGGCAGGTGCACCTGCTCATGCCAGTTGTCCCACAGATCCTTCGGCTGGAGAGCCGGGTACTGGAGCTGGAGCTGCGAGGAGATGGCACCAGCCAGGGCTGTGCAGTCCCAGTGGAGTCTGACCCCAGGCATCCCCGGGCAGCAGCCCAAGAGCTCAGACACAAAGCCCAGGTGCCTGGACACTCTGATGACCACAGATTCCAG GTGCAGCCCAAGAACACCATGAACCCCGAGAATGAGCAGCACAGGCTGGGGAGCGGCGTGAGTGTGCAGCCACCTAGCTCAGGGGAGAGGGCAGCACCAGAGACCCCAAGCCTAGGGTCTCATCCAGCCAGCCCTGTGTGCCCCACAGCTGCAGGGGGAAGTGAAGTGGGCGCTGGAGCATCAGGAGGCCCGGCAGCAGGCACTGGTGACGCGTGT GTGCTGTGCAGCTGCCAAGGCCAGCTCCGTCAGGCAGAGGCTGAAAATGCCCGGCTGCAGCTGCAGCTCAAGAAACTGAAGGATGAGTACGTCCTACGGCTGCAACACTGCGCCTGGCAGGCAGTG GAGCACGCAGATGGTGCAGGCCAAGCGCCAGCCACCACGGCCCTCCGGACATTCCTGGAGGCGACTCTGGAGGACATCCGGGCAGCGCACCGCAGCCGTGAGCAGCAGCTGGCCCGGGCTGCCCGCAGCTACCACAAGAGGCTGGTGGATCTGAGCCGCAGGCATGAAGAGCTACTGGTTGCCTACAG GGCACCTGGGAACCCCCAAGCTATTTTTGACATAGCCAGCTTGGACCTGGAACCATTGCCCGTGCCCCTGGTCACTGACTTCAGCCATCGGGAGGACCAG CACGGCGGGCCTGGGGCACTGCTCTCATCCCCAAAAAAGAGACCCGGTGGAGCCTCCCAGGGGGGAACATCAGAGCCACA GGGCCTGGACGCTGCATCCTGGGCCCAGATCCACCAGAAGCTCCGGGACTTCTCCCGCAGCACCCAG GCAGAGCTGGAACGGGAGCGGGCACAGCTGCTGGTCCGGGCCACGATGGCTGAAGAGCAACTTTCTGAGCTACAGGA GTACAAGCACGAAATCCTGAGGCTGAGGAAGCTGGCAGGTGCAGGGGACCCCTGGAAAGTGGGGGCTGTGCCTCCAGCCAAGCCCCAGCATCCAAGGACCGGCAGCCACTAG